In Pseudoliparis swirei isolate HS2019 ecotype Mariana Trench chromosome 9, NWPU_hadal_v1, whole genome shotgun sequence, a genomic segment contains:
- the LOC130200023 gene encoding basic proline-rich protein-like → MVPLGPCPRAARPTTPPPRPPSAGGPPPPSSSPPPRRRVGAGLERRRAAESGDLGLLGRGRAGTWNGPDRRESRSSRPTPGYHPLAWPTPASPCPVAAPAYSRSPPPVPAPADSSSPPSTPSDAGSPPESRSPPPPWPTPVPRPPPGPRPGRLQFPALRSVRHRVPAPAESRSRPACRLLFPALRPVRRRVPAPADSRSRPARRRLQFPPPCRLRPASPVRRRVPAPADSRSPPPPWPTPVPRPPPRPTPGPRPGRVQVPGPRHLESAWGPGVGRDGDGGRRSGVARLARQRDMGKGRGPGLCRESRSPALVTAPANSGFPVSRRRPARLRVPAPRPHPRRLQVRALSDAGSPPRPTPGLHPPSPPRPTLSPRPPPLLCPTPGPRPPSPPPPTPGPHPVPCRVPAPADSRSPPPVPANSSVPAPANSRSTQGFTFSKEKAGKEGCGGKMGSDTTCADLWFLDRLLIGERGKLGVHSGDILNKSFVFHLLQQSVFIFLLYLFQWVKAIQE, encoded by the exons ATGGTTCCCCTGGGTCCCTGTCCCCGTGCCGCCCGGcctaccaccccccccccccgcccgccgtCCGCcggtggtcccccccccccctcctccagtccCCCGCCTCGACGTAGAGTCGGGGCTGGACTGGAGCGACGGCGCGCTGCTGAGAGCGGAGACCTGGGCCTGCTGGGCAGGGGAAGGGCCGGGACCTGGAACGGACCTGACCGCCGGGAGTCCAGGTCCTCCCGGCCGACTCCAGGTTACCACCCGTTAGCCTGGCCGACTCCagcttccccgtgtcccgttgccGCCCCGGCCTACTCTAGGTCCCCACCCCCCGTCCccgccccggccgactccagTTCCCCGCCCTCCACCCCGTCCGACGCCGGGTCCCCGCCCGAGTCCAGGTCCCCGCCCCCGCCCTGGCCGACTCCAGTTCCCCGCCCTCCGCCGGGTCCccgccccggccgactccagTTCCCCGCCCTCCGCTCCGTCCGACACCGGGTCCCCGCCCCGGCCGAGTCCAG GTCCCGCCCCGCCTGCCGACTCCTGTTCCCCGCCCTCCGCCCCGTCCGACGCCGGGTCCccgccccggccgactccagGTCCCGCCCCGCCCGCCGCCGACTCCAGTTCCCGCCGCCCTGCCGACTCCGTCCCGCCTCGCCCGTCCGACGCCGGGTCCccgccccggccgactccagGTCCCCGCCCCCGCCCTGGCCGACTCCAGTTCCCCGCCCTCCGCCCCGTCCGACGCCGGGTCCCCGCCCCGGCCGAGTCCAGGTCCCCGGCCCTCGTCACCTAGAGTCGGCCTGGGGACCTGGAGTCGGCCGAGACGGCGACGGGGGGCGGAGATCTGGGGTCGCCCGGCTGGCGCGACAACGGGACATGGGGAAGGGCCGGGGACCTGGACTCTGCCGGGAGTCCAGGTCCCCGGCCCTCGTCACCGCCCCAGCCAACTCcgggttccccgtgtcccgtcgccgtccCGCCCGACTCCGGGTCCCCGCCCCCCGTCCCCACCCCCGCCGACTCCAGGTCCGCGCCCTGTCCGATGCCGGGTCCccgccccggccgactccagGTCTCCACCCCCCAtcgccgccccggccgactCTAAGTCCCCGCCCCCCGCCCCTGCTTTGTCCGACGCCGGGTCCCCGCCCTCCGTCCCCACCCCCGCCGACTCCAGGTCCGCACCCTGTCCCATGCCGGGTCCccgccccggccgactccagGTCCCCGCCCCCCGTCCCGGCCAACTCCAGCGTCCCCGCCCCGGCCAACTCCAGGTCAACTCAAGGTTTTACCTTCTCAAAAGAAAAGGCGGGGAAGGAAGGATGTGGAGGGAAGATGGGAAGTGACACGACATGTGCTGATCTGTGGTTTTTGGACCGCCTGCTTATTGGGGAGAGGGGGAAGCTTG GAGTTCATTCTGGAGATATCCTCAACAAGTCTTTTGTGTTCCACTTGCTTCAGCAAAGTGTGTTCATCTTCCTGCTGTATTTGTTCCAGTGGGTGAAGGCCATCCAG GAATAA
- the LOC130199354 gene encoding putative helicase mov-10-B.2, producing MSLFYQQRLHATWPAVQSVRNKVPRTSGDMDGPRNTSLVEAQMSKEAHQKIAARKEKSKCFQKYRANLISNEHDVTVTSDPLSVEEKICLTVYENQTVVPLAVNNSGFQTVHFTCRASNLVENIFTVTDCHGKIIENWKQLHLGSGETYQIRVHFYSEHAGFYEYLLCFHFETCQESLRKFQIMRLLEVRHRTSSSEEPLPTDSLCDDAMLWTRVLRPRKFKLVVPLKSYLMLKSINLRKSNMELEALTPLTWENYRRKFHLLLQLEELQMMIDTEKCNQEWPMFRQKGKRDLFFLQVAGVSTSDMSRKIFLATPSDETADFGGKPYKGWVDLVDGRRVYLGFVDGSPNDFKDGMMFHFQFFFNGMPLRSQHQAVEMVYKNNLREVLFPTATSFPHQPPLHRITEFDNNPEQRKAIEHIVAASAKPSPYLLFGPPGTGKTTTLVEAIKQIVRTQPSSYILACTPSNSATDHLCEKLLEEKIDNCNVYRMYSTSWPEKRIPQNIKLHCNLNHRTKELEMPPKNKMMSYKIILTTLQTAARLGNKGIPSDHYTYIFVDEASQASETECLIPLAALITPQKCQLVLAGDPKQLGPVIMSKLAEKHGMGVSMLERLMNNIDLYKSHEGHGFNKCFVTKLLRNYRSHSAILKIPNELFYNGELQPYADIAICRLYCKWEHLPEKGFPLIFHGVAGTDQHDDNNYSVYNMAEVEVLIEYLKALVDHLHKKGVTIIEPGEIGIIAPYREQVDKIKHALRMDRELKKENLENVLVGTVENFQGQEFNVSLVSTVRSNPKLTAPKQHFTIGFVNSVKRFNVAMTRARSLLIVVGDPRVLKTNPIWNKFIHYCLTNGGYRGISL from the exons ATGAGCTTATTCTACCAGCAGCGACTGCATGCAACATGGCCTGCAGTGCAGTCTGTCCGTAATAAAGTACCGAGAACATCTGGTGACATGGATGGGCCACGAAACACATCCCTTGTTGAAGCACAGATGTCTAAGGAGGCCCACCAAAAGATCGCAGCTCGAAAAGAAAAGTCAAAGTGTTTTCAGAAATACAG GGCTAATCTGATCTCCAATGAACACGATGTCACCGTAACCTCAGACCCTCTCTCAGTGGAAGAGAAGATCTGCCTCACTGTGTACGAAAACCAG ACAGTTGTGCCGCTTGCTGTGAACAATTCTGGTTTCCAAACAGTTCATTTTACTTGTCGGGCTTCCAACCTTGTCGAGAACATTTTCACTGTCACAGACTGTCATGGAAAGATAATCGAGAATTGGAAGCAACTCCATCTTGGGTCAG GAGAGACATATCAAATCAGGGTCCATTTCTACTCTGAGCATGCAGGCTTCTATGAATATTTACTGTGCTTTCATTTCGAAACATGCCAGGAGTCCTTACGTAAATTTCAGATTATGCGCCTCTTGGAAGTCAGACATCGAACATCTTCAAGTGAGGAGCCCCTCCCCACAGACTCATTGTGTGATGACGCAATGTTATGGACACGTGTTCTGAG ACCGAGGAAGTTTAAATTGGTGGTGCCTTTGAAGAGTTATCTGATGCTCAAAAGCATCAACCTCAGGAAAtccaacat GGAGCTGGaggccctgacccctctgacaTGGGAGAACTACAGACGGAAGTTCCACTTGCTGCTGCAACTGGAGGAGCTTCAGATGATGATCGATACTGAGAAATGCAACCAGGAATGGCCCATGTTCAGACAAAAAGGCAAAAGGGACCTTTTCTTTCTGCAG GTTGCAGGAGTCTCAACGTCGGATATGTCCAGGAAAATTTTTCTGGCGACTCCTTCCGACGAAACAGCAGATTTTGGTGGGAAACCATACAAAGGCTGGGTTGATCTTGTGGATGGCAGGCGGGTCTACCTGGGATTCGTTGACGG GTCCCCGAATGATTTCAAGGACGGCATGATGTTCCatttccaattttttttcaaCGGTATGCCCCTGCGTAGCCAGCACCAAGCAGTAGAGATGGTGTACAAGAACAACCTGAGGGAAGTGCTTTTCCCGACGGCAACATCTTTTCCCCACCAGCCACCTCTACACAG GATAACGGAGTTTGACAACAACCCGGAGCAACGCAAGGCCATTGAACACATTGTAGCTGCTTCCGCTAAACCTTCCCCATATCTGCTTTTTGGTCCACCTGGcacag GCAAAACAACGACTTTGGTGGAAGCCATCAAGCAGATAGTGAGAACGCAGCCCTCAAGCTACATCCTGGCTTGCACTCCTTCAAACAGTGCAACTGATCATCTCTGTGAGAAACTTCTGGAAGAAAAGATTGACAACTGCAATGTGTATCGCATGTACTCCACAAGTTGGCCTGAAAAGAGAATTCCCCAAAATATAAAG TTACACTGCAACCTGAACCACAGAACAAAGGAACTAGAGATGCCCCCTAAAAATAAGATGATGTCGTATAAGATCATTCTCACCACCTTGCAAACTGCAGCAAG GCTGGGGAACAAAGGGATTCCTTCGGATCATTACACTTACATATTTGTGGATGAGGCAAGCCAAGCATCAGAAACCGAGTGTCTCATCCCTTTAGCAG CTCTAATTACACCTCAGAAATGCCAATTAGTGCTGGCTGGAGACCCTAAACAGTTAGGCCCTGTCATCATGTCCAAACTGGCAGAGAAACATGGCATGG GTGTATCCATGTTGGAACGTCTGATGAACAACATCGACCTTTACAAGTCACATGAGGGGCACGGGTTTAATAAGTGCTTTGTAACCAAATTACTAAGGAACTACAG gTCCCATTCTGCAATTCTGAAAATTCCCAATGAGCTCTTTTATAATGGAGAACTTCAACCGTATGCTGATATAGCGATATGCCGTTTATACTGCAAATGGGAACACCTGCCAGAGAAA gGTTTCCCTCTGATCTTCCATGGAGTGGCAGGTACTGATCAACATGACGACAACAACTACTCTGTTTACAACATGGCAGAGGTGGAAGTTTTGATAGAATACCTAAAAGCCCTTGTGGATCATCTGCACAAAAAGGGTGTGACCATAATTGAGCCAGGAGAAATTGGCATCATTGCGCCGTACAGAGAGCAA GTGGACAAAATCAAGCACGCCCTTCGGATGGACCGCGAGCTCAAGAAGGAAAACTTGGAAAACGTTTTG GTTGGTACAGTGGAGAACTTTCAGGGTCAAGAGTTCAATGTGAGTCTGGTGTCTACCGTGCGCAGCAATCCCAAACTGACTGCGCCAAAGCAGCATTTCACGATAGGCTTTGTTAACAGTGTGAAG AGATTCAACGTGGCAATGACACGAGCACGATCCTTGCTGATTGTGGTTGGAGACCCGAGAGTCTTGAAAACGAACCCAATCTGGAACAA ATTCATCCACTACTGCTTAACAAATGGGGGTTACCGTGGCATTAGTCTGTGA